From Caretta caretta isolate rCarCar2 chromosome 3, rCarCar1.hap1, whole genome shotgun sequence, a single genomic window includes:
- the LOC142071423 gene encoding uncharacterized protein LOC142071423 produces the protein MQSSSAEVTMMESQNRKRAPAWTEREVRDLIAVWGEESVLSELRSSFRNAKTFLKISQGMKDRGHNRDPKQCRVKLKELRQAYQKTREANGRSGSEPQTCRFYDELHAILGGSATTTPAVLFDSFNGDGGNTEVGFGDEEDDDEEVVDSSQQASGETGFPDSQELFLTLDLEPVPPEPTQGCLLDSAGGEGTSAACVSMITGSSPSQRLVKLRKKKKRTRDEMFSELMLSSHTDRAQTNAWRQIMSECRKAQNDREERWRAEESKWRAEDRAEAQRWRQRDERRQDSMLRLLQDQTSMLQCMVELQQRQLEHRLPLQPLCNQPPSSPSSIASTPRRPRTRWGGLRPTSHSPTEDCPKKRRLSFNKF, from the exons atgcagagctcatcagcagaggtgaccatgatggagtcccagaatcgcaaaagagctccagcatggactgaacgggaggtacgggatctgatcgctgtttggggagaggaatccgtgctatcagaactccgttccagttttcgaaatgccaaaacctttctgaaaatctcccagggcatgaaggacagaggccataacagggacccgaagcagtgccgcgtgaaactgaaggagctgaggcaagcctaccagaaaaccagagaggcgaacggccgctctgggtcagagccccaaacatgccgcttctatgatgagctgcatgccattttagggggttcagccaccactaccccagccgtgttgtttgactccttcaatggagatggaggcaatacagaagtaggttttggggacgaagaagatgatgatgaggaggttgtagatagctcacagcaagcaagcggagaaaccggttttcccgacagccaggaactgtttctcaccctagacctggagccagtaccccccgaacccacccaaggctgcctcctggactcagcaggcggagaagggacctctg ctgcatgtgtttcaatgatcacaggatcttctccttcccagaggctagtgaagcttagaaagaaaaaaaaacgcactcgcgatgaaatgttctccgagctcatgctgtcctcccacactgacagagcacagacgaatgcgtggaggcaaataatgtcagagtgcaggaaagcacaaaatgaccgggaggagaggtggagggctgaagagagtaagtggcgggctgaagacagggctgaagctcaaaggtggcggcagcgtgatgagaggaggcaggattcaatgctgaggctgctgcaggaccaaaccagtatgctccagtgtatggttgagctgcagcaaaggcagctggagcacagactgccactgcagcccctctgtaaccaaccgccctcctccccaagttccatagcctccacacccagacgcccaagaacgcggtggggaggcctccggccaaccagccactcccccacagaggattgcccaaaaaaaagaaggctgtcattcaataaattttaa